From a single Paenibacillus sp. FSL W8-0426 genomic region:
- a CDS encoding MFS transporter: MNILKLLASAILFLQFADSQTVVLFRQIPGITGDLLGWCVAANGIGMLLAAMVVLKWKSAGHVFKMGMGTSVLGGVIGMAGLIVGVWSHAGWETNLLLTLLFWIAGIGVGFAVVPFQILLQEQTPEAMTGRVFGTVGSVMTASNIMGPVVGGLLVTSFGVVLAFVCSGILLTAVGVLYLLIRRIKGAGAMEQPGVNDLQQEMPDSI, from the coding sequence CCGATTCGCAGACGGTAGTACTGTTCCGGCAAATCCCGGGCATTACCGGAGATTTGTTGGGGTGGTGCGTCGCTGCCAACGGCATCGGCATGCTGCTGGCCGCCATGGTTGTACTGAAGTGGAAAAGCGCAGGCCATGTGTTTAAGATGGGCATGGGCACATCGGTGCTCGGGGGTGTGATCGGCATGGCCGGCCTGATCGTCGGCGTATGGTCGCATGCAGGTTGGGAAACCAACCTGCTATTGACTTTATTATTTTGGATTGCGGGCATCGGCGTTGGATTTGCCGTCGTGCCGTTTCAGATCCTGCTGCAGGAGCAAACGCCCGAAGCGATGACTGGCCGCGTATTCGGAACCGTCGGCAGCGTCATGACGGCAAGCAATATTATGGGTCCCGTCGTTGGCGGGCTTCTGGTGACTTCGTTTGGTGTCGTGCTGGCGTTTGTGTGCTCGGGGATTCTGCTTACCGCGGTGGGCGTGTTATATTTGTTGATCCGGCGAATCAAGGGTGCCGGGGCCATGGAGCAGCCTGGTGTGAACGACTTGCAGCAGGAGATGCCGGATAGCATTTAG
- a CDS encoding ABC transporter ATP-binding protein — protein sequence MEQPLEDTTTASVLDVHIEEAGYAEGKTTIRNIRLNVMPGELVGIIGPNGAGKSTTIKTMLGLLEYADYEVTIGGNGRYAYIPEQPVFYEYMTLWEHLDLAAAAYEMEEEVFTARAQDLLVRFGMEKVRDDLPGSFSKGMRQKMMLMLGFLASPDVYIVDEPFIGLDPRATKDFLKLLDDERNRGAGVLMSTHVLDTAERICDRIVLIHDGKCAAQGTLSEIRAAAGLPDASLLDCFDVLTS from the coding sequence TTGGAACAACCACTGGAAGATACAACGACAGCGTCAGTACTGGACGTACATATTGAGGAGGCCGGTTACGCGGAAGGAAAAACGACGATCCGTAACATCCGGCTCAACGTGATGCCCGGCGAACTCGTGGGAATCATCGGGCCCAACGGGGCAGGCAAAAGCACGACCATCAAAACGATGCTTGGCTTGCTGGAGTATGCCGACTATGAGGTAACTATTGGCGGGAACGGAAGGTATGCTTATATTCCCGAGCAGCCCGTTTTTTATGAATACATGACGTTATGGGAACACCTCGATTTGGCTGCCGCAGCTTACGAGATGGAGGAGGAAGTGTTTACCGCCCGGGCGCAGGATTTGCTTGTTCGGTTTGGCATGGAAAAGGTCAGGGATGATCTTCCCGGCAGCTTCTCCAAGGGCATGCGCCAAAAAATGATGCTGATGCTCGGTTTTCTTGCTTCGCCGGATGTCTATATTGTGGACGAGCCATTCATCGGATTGGACCCTCGGGCAACGAAGGATTTCCTGAAACTGCTGGATGACGAACGAAACCGCGGAGCGGGCGTGTTGATGTCCACTCACGTGCTCGATACGGCCGAACGCATCTGTGACCGAATCGTGCTCATTCATGACGGAAAATGCGCGGCGCAGGGCACATTGAGCGAGATACGGGCTGCGGCCGGATTGCCGGATGCCTCGTTATTGGATTGCTTCGATGTGCTGACGTCTTGA
- a CDS encoding ABC transporter permease produces MEGIDRYTPLRLYKRRRSEHVKEQWNNLKLVVDWTVWLYLLVPGLLYFGGWYWSMWTKPLPSWAESLPLPLMAMGLEVVMLTGGVLLFMEEADMLFLKSRRTWMKTLIRRGLCRSGVLHMIKIAVLFLMTAPLWSRAYVMPMGHIILLALWTGIAAFVQALSLHLILVKYESWRRWIRVLPLGAAMGFVYVTATLRMHDRMWAILLGILGAMAVLTMLCRIRLELKNTFEGDVREDLRRRMKLAGVLLSQAVTAPKATRTKTFIFRKPRKLLRSRSLSSRTAETAFKAYFRNTANTRLYVQLASLSVAAVAIPPFPANVIVCGLLIMMLTVLFHRSWNMFETSDYIQLLSYDPYVLNRAGDIMVRMLFIPVGLLVGYALGAAWLGWWQGLLTAAAAIGFGFLTLEVGGWVRRTRS; encoded by the coding sequence ATGGAAGGTATCGATAGATATACGCCCCTTCGTTTGTATAAACGCCGGCGCTCGGAGCATGTCAAGGAACAATGGAACAACTTGAAGCTGGTCGTGGATTGGACGGTGTGGCTGTACCTGCTGGTGCCAGGCTTGCTCTATTTCGGCGGCTGGTATTGGAGCATGTGGACGAAGCCGCTTCCCTCGTGGGCCGAATCGCTGCCATTACCTTTAATGGCGATGGGGCTGGAAGTGGTCATGCTGACGGGCGGCGTGCTGCTTTTTATGGAGGAAGCCGACATGCTGTTCCTGAAATCCCGGAGAACGTGGATGAAAACGTTAATTCGTCGAGGGTTATGCCGTTCGGGTGTGCTTCACATGATCAAAATAGCTGTGCTATTTCTTATGACGGCGCCTCTATGGTCGCGAGCCTATGTGATGCCCATGGGCCATATCATACTGCTTGCCTTGTGGACCGGCATTGCGGCCTTCGTTCAGGCGCTTTCCTTACATCTGATCCTGGTAAAATACGAGTCTTGGCGTCGATGGATTAGAGTACTGCCCTTAGGTGCGGCGATGGGATTCGTCTATGTGACGGCCACGCTGCGGATGCATGATCGGATGTGGGCGATCCTCCTGGGAATCCTTGGCGCAATGGCCGTACTCACGATGTTATGCCGAATCAGGCTTGAGCTGAAAAACACGTTTGAAGGAGATGTACGCGAGGACCTGAGGCGGCGGATGAAGCTGGCGGGAGTGCTGCTTAGCCAGGCTGTGACTGCGCCGAAGGCAACGCGAACCAAAACGTTCATTTTTCGCAAACCCCGCAAACTGCTGCGCAGCCGCAGCCTGTCCAGCAGAACCGCGGAAACGGCGTTTAAGGCGTATTTTCGAAACACGGCAAACACGAGGCTGTACGTGCAGCTCGCGAGTTTATCCGTCGCTGCGGTGGCCATTCCGCCTTTTCCCGCCAACGTCATCGTTTGCGGACTGTTGATCATGATGCTGACGGTGCTGTTCCACCGATCCTGGAATATGTTTGAAACATCGGACTATATTCAGTTGTTATCCTATGACCCCTACGTGTTGAACAGAGCGGGGGACATCATGGTACGCATGTTGTTTATTCCGGTAGGCTTACTGGTCGGATATGCTTTGGGGGCCGCCTGGCTGGGATGGTGGCAAGGTTTGCTGACGGCTGCTGCTGCCATCGGGTTCGGTTTTCTTACCCTGGAGGTGGGAGGATGGGTGCGCCGTACGAGAAGTTGA
- a CDS encoding alpha/beta hydrolase: MREERFIQVNDGRLFSSMSGKGEPLIFLHGNFNTHDIWSGQAEFFSAKYRVIRYDLRGYGRSSTPASRFSNVDDLDTVMNSMNVTRAVLIGSSSGGGIALDFALKHPERVKALVLSAPFISGQRMPVGMMWHGMKNYFAVRLKGRHAAIESFIKSDFWQYFIPSESNKAAREAVLFQLRNSDVFCRFEPRLAMPVHPPAIRRLHSIQAPTCMIIGDQDHPYNIKSTDRFHAALDNSSKVRMEGCGHLPFIEQPELFNEKVSEFLEG; the protein is encoded by the coding sequence ATGCGTGAAGAGCGATTCATTCAAGTGAATGATGGGCGTTTGTTTTCCAGCATGTCGGGTAAAGGCGAACCTCTAATTTTTCTCCATGGCAATTTCAATACACATGATATTTGGAGCGGCCAAGCCGAATTTTTCTCGGCAAAATATCGGGTGATTCGCTATGACCTCAGGGGTTATGGCCGCTCAAGCACCCCTGCTTCAAGGTTCTCCAATGTGGACGATCTGGACACGGTGATGAACTCTATGAACGTAACCCGGGCGGTTCTGATCGGATCGTCGTCCGGAGGAGGCATTGCCCTGGATTTTGCCTTGAAACATCCGGAACGTGTAAAGGCCCTTGTCTTGTCGGCACCCTTTATCAGTGGTCAACGAATGCCTGTCGGGATGATGTGGCATGGAATGAAAAACTACTTTGCCGTTCGTTTAAAAGGGAGGCATGCAGCCATTGAATCATTCATCAAGAGCGATTTTTGGCAGTACTTTATCCCGTCAGAGTCCAACAAAGCTGCCAGAGAGGCCGTATTATTTCAGCTGAGGAACTCTGATGTCTTTTGTCGCTTCGAACCCCGGTTGGCGATGCCCGTCCATCCGCCTGCAATAAGAAGATTACATTCGATCCAAGCGCCGACCTGTATGATTATCGGGGATCAAGACCATCCTTATAATATAAAATCAACTGATAGGTTTCACGCCGCATTGGACAACTCTTCGAAAGTGAGGATGGAGGGCTGCGGACACCTTCCCTTCATCGAACAACCGGAACTCTTCAATGAGAAGGTTTCCGAATTTCTGGAGGGCTGA
- a CDS encoding NAD(P)/FAD-dependent oxidoreductase, producing the protein MYDVIVIGGGSAGLMACVSAAEHGASVLLLDKGDQLGRKLGISGGGRCNVTNAKETDELIRHIPGNGRFLYSSFQNLDNQGIMRFFEGLGIALKEEDNGRMFPVSDKAKTVVDALVGKIVSLGVEIRTREPVKELILDGGRLSGVKLASGKRISSRTVIVATGGKSVPQTGSTGDGYPWAEAAGHTITELYPTEVPIVSGESWIQSKELQGLSLRDVALSVLDAKGKTVISHRGDMIFTHFGVSGPIALRCSQFIRKVQLKSGKPQVEMSIDFFPDLSAGALEAQVQQVLEQEARKSVKNILKTWIPERMIPLMMKRANIDDELTVHHFPKGMLSALCGLMKNFTFRVDGTRSLKEAFVTGGGVNLKEIQPKTMESKLLPGLFFCGEILDIHGYTGGYNITAAFSTGYTAGMNAAAYRHAGTH; encoded by the coding sequence ATGTATGATGTCATTGTGATCGGCGGCGGTTCGGCCGGACTTATGGCCTGCGTTTCTGCTGCCGAGCATGGAGCCTCGGTGCTTCTGCTGGACAAAGGCGACCAGCTTGGCCGCAAACTCGGCATTTCCGGCGGCGGACGCTGCAATGTAACCAATGCCAAGGAAACCGACGAATTGATTCGGCATATTCCCGGCAACGGCCGATTTTTGTATAGTTCCTTCCAGAACCTGGACAACCAGGGGATCATGCGTTTCTTCGAAGGCCTGGGCATCGCCCTGAAAGAAGAAGACAATGGCCGGATGTTTCCCGTATCCGATAAAGCCAAAACGGTCGTGGATGCCCTGGTCGGAAAAATCGTCTCCCTCGGCGTCGAAATCCGGACCCGGGAACCGGTAAAGGAACTGATTTTGGATGGCGGGAGATTGTCGGGCGTAAAGCTGGCATCCGGCAAAAGGATATCGTCGCGCACGGTCATTGTGGCTACCGGCGGCAAATCCGTCCCTCAAACCGGCTCCACCGGAGACGGTTATCCTTGGGCTGAGGCTGCAGGACATACGATCACCGAGCTCTACCCCACGGAGGTTCCTATCGTTTCCGGGGAGAGCTGGATCCAGTCCAAAGAGCTGCAAGGCTTATCGTTGCGGGATGTCGCGCTGTCCGTTCTAGACGCCAAAGGCAAAACGGTCATCTCCCATCGGGGGGACATGATTTTTACCCATTTCGGCGTATCCGGACCGATCGCGCTGCGCTGCAGCCAGTTCATCCGCAAGGTGCAGCTTAAATCGGGCAAGCCACAAGTCGAGATGAGCATCGACTTCTTCCCCGACTTGTCTGCTGGAGCCTTGGAAGCGCAGGTGCAGCAGGTGTTGGAGCAGGAGGCGCGTAAATCCGTGAAAAATATTTTGAAGACATGGATTCCCGAACGCATGATTCCGCTCATGATGAAACGAGCCAATATCGATGACGAACTCACGGTTCATCATTTTCCAAAAGGCATGTTGTCCGCATTATGCGGGCTCATGAAAAACTTCACGTTTCGTGTGGACGGGACGCGCTCCCTCAAGGAAGCCTTCGTTACCGGCGGGGGTGTCAATCTCAAGGAAATCCAGCCGAAAACGATGGAATCCAAACTGCTGCCTGGCTTGTTTTTTTGCGGCGAAATTTTGGATATTCACGGTTATACAGGCGGCTACAACATCACGGCTGCCTTCTCGACCGGTTATACGGCAGGTATGAATGCCGCCGCTTATCGTCATGCCGGCACTCACTGA
- a CDS encoding ATP-binding protein, which translates to MFVLKDILLQVLLAGSAVFLIPLFHLVLARQAGAKMGRTSASLAAATAVSMLLCMLFAHDASQAAIPISLGVVPFTLAMLYGGPRTGLILSFLHMLFYFLFAYPYHLNEFLLQTGILFYPIVWLSAKRFKNYAFFRKLLLVLTLAMAEIALASMLSIPLIGSNGDGMIAEWVWIALAYTGGAAIAGGLGLLWLEHIQHHDGLEQRLSEVHQKYISETERLHQMLNAVPLSIATVDRNGTVQFVNDMMKQTAREQLPCSTSNDLIGNPVSQFVEQTHAEKMEHNIREAVTHGEANGLTVRYGSHVFRSQTVPLYGYAAGAPGETTGAMLVIQDITELEMLRSELDNVDRLSLVGQMAASITHEVRNPMAVVRGFLQLMQEKSPESLHYYYRIVMEELDRANSIINDFLSLAQNRIAEKEEAQLHDIIHELIPLLWADANLRGQSIELMLAHNVPNLYLNTKEIKQVVLNLARNGMEAMEEKGVLTLETTYDEKQVELFVRDTGPGIPRSSRDKLFEPFYTTKPKGTGLGLSMCHSIVERHHGTITVESEEGKGTVFKVTFKR; encoded by the coding sequence GTGTTTGTATTGAAGGACATTCTTTTACAGGTGCTGCTGGCCGGGTCGGCCGTATTCCTGATTCCCTTATTCCATCTTGTGCTCGCCAGGCAAGCCGGTGCGAAGATGGGACGGACAAGTGCGAGTCTTGCCGCTGCGACGGCCGTTAGCATGCTGCTCTGCATGCTGTTTGCCCATGACGCAAGCCAGGCAGCCATTCCGATTTCGCTCGGCGTAGTTCCTTTCACGCTCGCCATGCTGTATGGCGGGCCAAGAACGGGTCTGATCTTGTCCTTTCTCCATATGCTCTTCTATTTCCTATTCGCTTATCCCTATCATTTGAACGAGTTTCTCCTTCAAACGGGTATTCTTTTCTATCCTATTGTATGGTTGTCCGCCAAACGATTCAAGAATTATGCGTTTTTCCGCAAATTGCTGCTGGTGCTGACACTCGCCATGGCGGAGATTGCGCTCGCCAGCATGCTAAGCATCCCGCTGATCGGCTCCAATGGCGACGGCATGATAGCAGAGTGGGTGTGGATCGCATTGGCTTACACAGGCGGGGCAGCAATCGCGGGCGGCCTTGGTTTACTCTGGCTTGAACATATTCAGCACCATGATGGTCTGGAACAGCGCTTGTCCGAAGTGCATCAGAAGTACATATCGGAGACGGAAAGACTTCATCAGATGTTGAACGCTGTTCCGCTCTCCATCGCTACGGTCGACAGGAATGGAACAGTCCAGTTCGTCAACGACATGATGAAACAAACGGCGAGGGAACAGCTTCCTTGTTCAACATCGAACGATCTGATCGGCAACCCGGTCAGCCAATTCGTCGAACAGACTCATGCTGAAAAAATGGAGCATAACATCCGCGAAGCGGTTACCCATGGAGAAGCGAACGGGTTGACCGTGCGCTACGGCTCACATGTCTTTCGGTCGCAGACGGTGCCGCTCTATGGATACGCGGCGGGGGCGCCAGGCGAGACTACCGGGGCGATGTTGGTCATCCAGGACATTACCGAATTGGAAATGCTGCGCAGCGAACTTGATAATGTGGACCGTTTAAGCCTGGTAGGGCAGATGGCGGCAAGCATTACGCACGAGGTCCGGAATCCGATGGCTGTCGTGCGCGGTTTTCTCCAATTAATGCAGGAAAAGAGTCCGGAGAGCTTGCATTATTATTATCGCATCGTCATGGAAGAATTGGATCGCGCCAACAGCATTATTAATGACTTTCTGTCGCTTGCACAGAACCGGATCGCGGAAAAAGAAGAAGCACAGCTGCACGATATCATTCACGAACTCATCCCATTGCTTTGGGCAGATGCCAACTTGCGCGGACAAAGCATCGAGCTTATGCTTGCTCATAATGTACCTAATCTCTATCTGAATACCAAGGAAATCAAACAAGTTGTTCTTAACCTGGCGCGCAACGGAATGGAAGCGATGGAGGAAAAGGGTGTGCTCACCTTGGAAACGACGTACGATGAAAAGCAGGTAGAACTTTTTGTGAGGGATACGGGACCTGGCATACCTCGCAGCAGCCGGGATAAGCTGTTTGAACCTTTTTATACGACCAAGCCGAAAGGGACCGGACTGGGGTTATCCATGTGCCACAGCATCGTGGAACGCCATCACGGCACTATTACGGTCGAATCGGAAGAGGGGAAAGGCACGGTGTTTAAAGTTACCTTTAAGCGATAG
- a CDS encoding BrxA/BrxB family bacilliredoxin, translating into MSMSFDQYMKDMVQPMRDELTRLGIQELRTPEEVEASLPDAKGTTLVVINSVCGCAAGQCRPGVAEALQHDITPDHLYTVFAGQDKEATAKAREYFAPYPPSSPSIALMKDGELVHFIERHQVEDRSAGEIAAELTSAFDRYCR; encoded by the coding sequence ATGTCGATGTCATTCGATCAATACATGAAAGATATGGTTCAGCCGATGCGGGATGAGCTGACTCGTTTGGGAATTCAAGAACTGCGCACCCCGGAAGAAGTGGAAGCGAGCCTTCCGGATGCCAAAGGTACTACCCTTGTCGTTATTAATTCCGTTTGCGGTTGTGCCGCAGGACAATGCCGCCCGGGCGTAGCCGAGGCATTGCAGCATGACATTACGCCGGATCATCTGTATACGGTATTCGCCGGACAGGACAAGGAAGCCACAGCCAAGGCGCGTGAGTACTTTGCGCCGTATCCTCCATCTTCGCCCTCCATCGCTCTGATGAAGGACGGGGAGCTCGTGCACTTCATCGAGCGCCATCAGGTGGAAGATCGATCTGCAGGGGAAATCGCGGCTGAGCTCACCAGTGCGTTCGATCGTTATTGCCGTTAA
- the nadE gene encoding ammonia-dependent NAD(+) synthetase gives MSLQQQIIAELKVKPSINVEEEVRKRVDFLKTYVKNSGTKGLLIAISGGIDSAVAAGLCKLATDELTAESNQEYKTLGVFQPYGDQQDIQDSYSVAKAFDLKHVVETNIEDAVNEIALEVEQGFKSMGSPRHMTHQGKGNVKARTRMVMQYALAFEENLLVVGTDHASEAITGFYTKWGDGAVDITPLSSLNKRQVRQLAAHLGVPQPILDKAPSAGLWEGQTDEKELGISYEANSDYLEGKQIDPAAQERLEAFYKRTHHKRNAIPGI, from the coding sequence ATGAGTTTGCAACAACAGATCATCGCTGAATTGAAGGTTAAACCAAGCATTAATGTGGAGGAGGAAGTCCGCAAACGGGTGGATTTCCTGAAAACCTACGTCAAAAATTCGGGCACGAAAGGGCTGCTGATCGCCATCAGCGGCGGGATCGATAGCGCCGTGGCAGCAGGACTGTGCAAACTAGCTACCGATGAACTTACCGCGGAAAGCAACCAGGAGTACAAAACGCTGGGCGTATTTCAGCCTTACGGCGATCAACAGGATATTCAGGACAGCTATTCTGTCGCGAAGGCTTTTGATTTGAAGCATGTGGTCGAAACGAACATTGAAGATGCGGTGAACGAGATTGCGCTGGAAGTGGAGCAGGGCTTCAAGTCCATGGGCAGCCCGCGCCACATGACGCATCAAGGCAAAGGAAACGTAAAAGCAAGAACGCGCATGGTTATGCAGTATGCCCTTGCTTTTGAAGAGAACCTGTTGGTCGTCGGTACAGACCATGCGTCTGAGGCCATCACGGGCTTTTATACCAAATGGGGCGATGGCGCCGTGGATATCACGCCGCTGAGCAGCCTGAACAAACGCCAGGTTCGCCAGCTTGCGGCCCATCTGGGCGTGCCTCAGCCGATTTTGGACAAGGCCCCGTCCGCAGGATTGTGGGAAGGCCAAACGGATGAGAAGGAACTGGGTATTTCCTATGAGGCAAACAGCGACTATCTGGAAGGCAAACAGATCGATCCTGCTGCGCAGGAACGCCTGGAAGCATTCTATAAGCGCACGCACCATAAACGGAATGCCATTCCCGGCATTTAA
- the acpS gene encoding holo-ACP synthase, producing the protein MIHGIGNDVLEIGRMQRLLEGARGEAFLNRILTPAERRMAAERGKRRTEFVSGRFAAKEAVSKAFGCGIGRVMAFTDIEVLPGALGKPEATLSAEAWERLQLPKDRLYAIHLSITHQTELAAAFAVVEQLHGQEQRPKDI; encoded by the coding sequence ATGATACACGGAATCGGGAACGATGTGCTGGAGATCGGACGCATGCAAAGGCTGCTGGAAGGCGCGCGGGGCGAAGCTTTCCTGAACCGCATTCTGACGCCGGCGGAGCGGAGGATGGCCGCAGAACGGGGCAAACGCCGCACGGAGTTCGTTTCCGGAAGGTTTGCGGCCAAGGAAGCGGTATCCAAAGCATTTGGCTGCGGCATCGGACGAGTTATGGCTTTTACGGACATCGAAGTGCTGCCGGGTGCGCTAGGAAAGCCGGAAGCGACGTTATCTGCCGAAGCCTGGGAACGGCTGCAATTGCCGAAAGACCGACTTTATGCCATTCACCTGAGCATTACACACCAGACGGAGTTGGCTGCGGCGTTTGCCGTCGTGGAGCAGCTGCACGGACAAGAGCAGAGACCGAAGGATATTTAG
- the mutY gene encoding A/G-specific adenine glycosylase, producing MGLMEQKRHFSINLLDWYMANKRDLPWRRHNNPYFTWVSEIMLQQTRVDTVIPYFNRFISNFPTVRALAEAPEEDVLKNWEGLGYYSRARNLQKAAQQVMELHGGEMPSDKASVFALKGVGPYTAGAILSIAFNQPQPAVDGNVMRVLSRYFLIEEDIMKTGTRVLMEELATELIPEGRARDFNQALMELGALVCTPKAPHCLTCPVMEQCSGRIAGRELTLPVKTKAKPPRPEQRLVALVEGRGAHRGKVLVRQRPDTGLLARMWELPHVLAAPAAAGKAAKPLADEPAMALLAGSLWAEGIAARPEGLATHAEHVFSHIVWSLQVYKCTQQDPGSELPLIAAEAVAAYGEQAAAAQAASGQDAGGLAREESPLAFVGKGDGQTYRWIGPEDMDKLAFPNVFLKLLGNYFAGAYTVLE from the coding sequence ATGGGTTTAATGGAACAGAAAAGACATTTCAGCATCAATCTGCTGGATTGGTATATGGCGAACAAGCGGGATCTGCCATGGCGGCGTCACAACAATCCGTATTTTACTTGGGTATCCGAAATCATGCTGCAACAAACCCGGGTGGATACGGTCATTCCGTATTTCAATCGTTTTATTTCGAATTTCCCGACCGTGCGGGCGCTTGCCGAAGCGCCCGAAGAAGACGTGCTGAAAAACTGGGAAGGTCTAGGGTACTATTCGAGGGCGCGCAACTTGCAAAAAGCGGCGCAGCAGGTCATGGAGCTGCACGGCGGAGAGATGCCGAGCGACAAAGCTTCGGTGTTCGCGCTCAAGGGCGTAGGGCCGTATACGGCCGGCGCGATTCTCAGCATCGCCTTCAACCAGCCCCAGCCTGCGGTGGATGGCAACGTCATGCGGGTGCTGTCCCGCTATTTCCTCATTGAAGAGGACATCATGAAGACGGGTACCCGGGTGTTGATGGAAGAGCTGGCGACCGAGCTCATCCCGGAAGGGCGAGCTCGGGATTTCAACCAGGCGCTGATGGAACTGGGCGCGCTGGTGTGCACTCCCAAGGCCCCGCACTGCCTGACCTGTCCGGTCATGGAGCAGTGCTCGGGCCGCATTGCCGGCAGGGAGCTGACCCTGCCGGTCAAAACGAAGGCGAAGCCGCCGCGCCCCGAGCAGCGGCTCGTCGCCTTGGTGGAAGGCCGCGGTGCCCATCGCGGCAAAGTGCTCGTGCGGCAGCGCCCGGATACGGGCCTTCTGGCCCGCATGTGGGAGCTGCCGCATGTGCTGGCGGCGCCCGCCGCTGCCGGCAAGGCGGCCAAGCCGCTCGCCGATGAGCCGGCCATGGCATTGCTGGCCGGCAGCCTGTGGGCGGAGGGCATTGCCGCCCGCCCCGAAGGCTTGGCTACACACGCGGAGCATGTGTTCAGCCATATCGTTTGGAGCCTGCAGGTGTACAAATGTACGCAGCAGGACCCGGGCAGCGAGCTTCCGCTGATTGCCGCGGAAGCCGTGGCCGCCTATGGCGAGCAGGCAGCGGCTGCTCAGGCGGCAAGCGGACAAGATGCTGGCGGCCTTGCCCGCGAAGAATCGCCGCTGGCGTTCGTCGGTAAAGGGGACGGCCAGACGTACCGCTGGATCGGTCCGGAAGATATGGACAAGCTGGCTTTTCCGAACGTGTTCCTCAAGCTGCTCGGTAATTATTTCGCGGGTGCCTACACCGTGCTCGAATAG
- a CDS encoding superoxide dismutase — MAFQLPALPYANDALEPHIDAQTMEIHHDRHHNTYVTNLNAALENAPELQGKSLEDLLANLDSVPESIRTAVRNNGGGHHNHSLFWEIIGPNGGGAPTGDIAAAIDSELGGFDKFKEDFAKAATTRFGSGWAWLVVGKDGKLSITSTPNQDSPIFEGLTPILGLDVWEHAYYLKYQNKRPDYISAFWNVINWDEVNKRYAAAK, encoded by the coding sequence ATGGCTTTTCAATTACCGGCTCTTCCTTACGCTAACGATGCACTGGAACCACATATCGATGCACAAACGATGGAAATCCACCACGATCGCCATCACAACACTTACGTAACCAACCTGAATGCAGCTCTGGAAAACGCTCCTGAACTGCAAGGAAAATCCCTCGAGGACCTGCTCGCCAACCTGGACAGCGTACCTGAAAGCATCCGCACAGCGGTTCGCAACAACGGTGGCGGTCACCACAACCACAGCCTGTTCTGGGAAATCATCGGACCAAACGGCGGCGGCGCTCCAACTGGCGACATCGCTGCTGCAATTGACAGCGAGCTGGGCGGTTTCGACAAATTCAAAGAAGATTTCGCGAAAGCAGCTACAACGCGTTTCGGTTCCGGCTGGGCATGGCTGGTTGTCGGCAAAGACGGCAAACTGTCCATCACTAGCACGCCTAACCAAGACAGCCCGATCTTCGAAGGTCTGACTCCGATTCTGGGCTTGGACGTATGGGAGCATGCTTACTACCTGAAATACCAAAACAAACGCCCTGATTACATCTCCGCGTTCTGGAACGTAATCAACTGGGATGAAGTTAACAAACGCTACGCAGCTGCAAAATAA
- a CDS encoding GNAT family N-acetyltransferase, giving the protein MHVRSFQLSDASRMTELLKIALSEDCYENTMGPFARQLSWDSELIMVAEEEGELVGALIGTIDHNQGCLYRIAVHPDYRRQGVGKKLVASMEQRFQQRKVSQIWVAGDEHNKAAMPLYEAMGYGANQILSAFQKLSILSKA; this is encoded by the coding sequence ATGCACGTTCGTTCCTTTCAGTTGAGTGATGCAAGTCGTATGACGGAGCTGCTCAAGATTGCGCTTTCGGAAGATTGTTATGAGAACACGATGGGCCCGTTTGCCCGTCAATTGTCATGGGATTCCGAACTGATTATGGTTGCCGAGGAAGAAGGGGAACTCGTTGGGGCGCTGATCGGCACAATCGATCATAACCAAGGATGTCTCTATCGGATCGCGGTTCATCCGGACTATCGTCGCCAAGGAGTTGGCAAAAAACTAGTCGCGTCCATGGAACAACGGTTCCAACAGCGTAAAGTCAGCCAGATTTGGGTTGCGGGAGACGAGCATAACAAAGCGGCGATGCCTCTTTACGAAGCGATGGGCTATGGAGCCAATCAGATTTTGAGTGCATTCCAGAAGCTCAGCATCTTGTCCAAGGCGTAG